From one Salvelinus alpinus chromosome 14, SLU_Salpinus.1, whole genome shotgun sequence genomic stretch:
- the cog3 gene encoding conserved oligomeric Golgi complex subunit 3 has translation MLLRMMMASTDHSFLDLTDKETREKLSQWDRRTDAMAPLTEKQTDSILDIRAAAETLPIPAELPIEDLCSLTSRSLRSPFTTTVPASTEDVLLKGFQMLDLENERIETAQQFFSWFSKLQTQMDQDEGAKHRKTRDHLNCYQEQCDAILSDVNAALEHLDSLQKQYLFVSNKTGTLHEACEQLLKEQSELVDLAESIQQKLSYFNELENLNTKLNSPTLSVNSEGFIPMLSKLDDCIEYVSSHPNFKDYPVYLAKFKQCLSKAMHFMKTHTVNTMQNLTNQLTKRDPLGLANADNAFTLYYVKFRAAAPKVRTLIEQIEQRSERIPEYHQLLEEIHQCYLDQREQLLSPSITSTITDLTSQNNKDHCALVRSGCAFMVHVCQDEHQLYNEFFSKPTTRLDELLEKLCLSLYDVLRPLIIHVIHLETLSELCGILKNEMLEDHVHNNAGQLGAFDAVVKQMLEDVQERLVYRTHIYIQTDIIGYNPAPGDLAYPEKLEMMEKIAQSLKEEQMKLMAQESSFSDVQLEDPNDRRASNASSIDSSRLQPSISPADLHGMWYPTVRRTLVCLSKLYRCIDRAVFQGLSQEALSACIHSLLKASDVILKNKTQVDGQLFLIKHLLIMREQIAPFHTDFAIKEISLDLKRTRDAAFKMMNPKSVPGFFRLNSHNAILEFLLEGSPEIKEHYIDSKKDVDRHLKFSCEQFIQQQTHLFVGNLEEFLTKVSALKTMAIQGGPTYNLSQQPWAQPAKINDIVMATYRVMKSKLPSTLQSMSLYLANRDTEFILFKPVRNNIQQVFQRLHALLQEEYSGEDLQIIACPSMEQINLLLSVNK, from the exons ATGTTGCTGAGAATGATGATGGCGTCTACAGACCATTCTTTTCTGGACCTGACAGATAAAGAAACGCGTGAAAAGCTGTCACAGTGGGACCGGCGGACAGATGCCATGGCTCCCCTGACAGAGAAACAAACGGACTCTATTCTGGACATCCGAGCTGCCGCTGAAACACTCCCTATTCCCGCAGAG TTGCCCATTGAAGACTTGTGCAGCCTGACATCCCGCTCTTTACGGTCCCCATTTACGACAACTGTACCAGCTTCCACAGAAGATGTCCTGCTCAAGGGCTTTCAGATGCTTGATCTGGAGAATGAGAGGATAGAGACAGCACAACAG TTTTTCTCCTGGTTTTCAAAGCTACAGACACAAATGGATCAAGATGAAGGAGCTAAGCACAG GAAAACCAGAGACCATCTCAATTGTTATCAGGAACAATGTGATGCTATTCTGAGTGACGTGAATGCTGCCCTTGAGCACCTGGACTCTCTGCAGAAGCAGTACCTGTTTGTGTCCAACAAGACAGGCACCCTCCATGAGGCTTGTGAACAGCTCCTTAAAGAACAG TCCGAACTGGTGGATCTGGCTGAGAGCATACAGCAGAAGCTTTCCTATTTCAATGAGTTGGAGAACCTCAACACA AAATTAAACTCACCCACACTGTCTGTAAACAGTGAAGGATTTATACCAATGCTTTCAAAATTGGATGACTGTATAGAGTATGTTTCGTCCCAT CCAAACTTTAAGGACTACCCGGTGTATCTGGCCAAGTTCAAACAATGTCTGTCTAAAGCTATGCACTTCATGAAGACTCACACTGTGAACACTATGCAGAATCTCACCAACCAGTTAACAAAAAGG GATCCATTGGGTCTGGCTAACGCAGACAATGCCTTCACACTGTACTATGTCAAGTTCAGAGCAGCTGCACCCAAAGTCAGA ACACTGATTGAACAAATAGAGCAGAGGTCAGAGAGAATTCCTGA GTACCACCAGCTGTTAGAGGAGATCCACCAGTGCTACTTGGACCAGAGAGAGCAGCTCCTCAGCCCCAGCATCACATCCACCATCACAGACCTGACCAGTCAAAACAACAAGGACCACTGTGCATTA GTGCGTAGTGGCTGTGCCTTCATGGTTCACGTCTGTCAGGATGAGCACCAGCTCTACAATGAGTTCTTCTCCAAACCCACGACCAGACTAGA TGAGCTGCTGGAGAAGCTGTGTCTGTCGCTTTACGACGTCCTGCGGCCACTCATCATCCACGTTATCCACCTGGAGACCCTGTCAGAGCTCTGTGGCATCCTCAAGAATGAGATGCTGGAGGACCACGTCCACAACAACG CTGGTCAGTTGGGGGCCTTTGACGCGGTGGTGAAACAGATGCTGGAGGATGTCCAGGAGAGGCTGGTCTACAGGACACACATCTACATCCAGACTGACATCATCGGATACAACCCCGCCCCTGGGGACCTGGCCTATCCTGAGAAACTGGAGATGATGGAG AAAATTGCCCAGAGCCTGAAGGAAGAGCAGATGAAGCTAATGGCCCAGGAGTCGTCATTCTCAGACGTGCAGCTTGAAGATCCAAATGACAGGAGAGCCAGTAACGCAA GTAGTATAGACTCGTCCCGCTTGCAGCCATCCATCTCTCCCGCTGACCTGCATGGCATGTGGTACCCCACAGTCAGACGGACGCTGGTCTGCTTGTCCAAGCTCTATAGGTGCATAGAT AGAGCAGTCTTCCAGGGCTTATCGCAAGAGGCCTTGTCTGCCTGCATCCACTCCCTGCTCAAAGCGTCCGATGTCATCCTGAAGAACAAG ACGCAGGTAGACGGTCAGCTGTTTCTGATCAAACACCTGCTGATCATGAGGGAACAGATCGCTCCCTTCCACACAGACTTTGCCATCAAGGAGATCTCTCTGGACCTGAAGAGAACcagag ATGCTGCCTTCAAAATGATGAACCCAAAATCTGTCCCTGGTTTCTTCAGACTCAACAGCCACAACGCTATCCTAGAATTTCTATTGGAG GGATCACCGGAGATAAAGGAGCACTACATAGATTCGAAGAAGGACGTGGACCGTCATCTGAAGTTTAGCTGTGAGCAGTTCATCCAGCAGCAGACTCACCTCTTTGTTGGGAATCTGGAGGAGTTTCTCACCAAG GTGTCCGCTCTGAAAACCATGGCGATCCAAGGAGGTCCCACGTACAACCTCTCCCAACAACCTTGGGCACAGCCAG CCAAGATCAACGACATAGTGATGGCTACCTACAGGGTGATGAAGAGCAAGCTGCCAAGCACGTTACAGAGCATGTCCTTGTACCTGGCCAACAGAGACACAGAGTTTATCCTTTTCAAGCCTGTCCGG AACAACATCCAGCAGGTGTTCCAGAGACTGCACGCCTTGCTTCAGGAGGAATACAGTGGAGAGGACCTTCAGATCATCGCTTGCCCTTCTATGGAACAG aTTAACCTGCTGTTGTCTGTGAATAAGTAA